gtcgaaTGCTTTAGGTGTCTGAAATAGCGCAAAtgtaatgtatgaaaaataaaaccgtGGTTAAGTAAATCATTTCAAGTTATATACAAGCCACTGTGTAGGTGGGAGAACACCTTCACCGGcaccagaggatcaatcagcgcaGGTGAGAACTGTAAGCTGATACATCCTCTGGTTTAAAGGCAGCGGCTGAGCTGCCTGAGGGgagacacgagggacagagacacgagagacactgagctgcaAAGCTGACGGGCCAGCAGGAAGTGCTGTGTGTTTTGAGTATGAGAGTTTATAAGTTTCTGTTTTGAGTTAATGAAGATGCTAAAAAGTGAAACCTTTGTccctggctgtgtgtgggagagccccCTGGCATTGTCAAATGTGAACagtaaggaaaaaaatataaaatcttcattgtagATAAAACAGGTTGAATCTGTTCATAAAAGCATTCCATTCCCAGAACATTATGTAAGAGGAAAATGGCCACCACGTGACTATGGTCTATTAAAAATATGATCACAGCAGAAACTGTAGTATTTGTCATTGACTACAGCCAATACTCCTCCGGAAGGAAagacaatgcacacacaaatatcaaaaATCCAGACAATACATTCATCATATATGCATTTATATAACTTACTTTATGCTGTATGTGTTAGGTATGTGttggattaaaaaataaaaatcaacttCCATTAAACACTGCTGTGAAGAAAGGTTTCTATTGTTCACAAACAGGTAATAACTGCACCTTTAAACTGATCCGACTGGATTTAGCATTCCTTAAAAACCACCATCAATGACGGTTGACAAGATGTTATCCTACGGTTTCCTGACACATCTGATCTGAACTCTCATGAATCAAACTATTAGATGTACTTACTTGATGATGCTGGGTGGAATGTGAAGGTACTCGGTTGGGATGATTTCTCCAAGCTCCCGCAGACTATTAACACACTTGATCTTACTGCTGAACTTGGAGCTGTAGAAAAAATTAGAAAGGTCTGTTTCACTGCTTACGTGATCTGATTCAACCACTGTAATGGGGGTATGTTGGTTCCTGGATTTCTAGACTAGTCAAAAATGTATTCTTAGAAATAGTTGTGCCATTCAAGTTTCTGcaatttaatttgtaatgtCAAGTGCTAATAGATGCAAACATGGATATACTATTAAGAGGGTTTCTTGATTGTACATTTTGCGCTGAATGTTTTCAACAGCAGTGTCATTTAAACTTAAAGGACAACAGTGAAACCTGATGAAGGGTCTGGTTATTCCCAGCAAAGTCTGTATGAACCAGGAAGGATGAACAATGATGAACAtcttggtgtttttctttaatctgtgggacaagagcagaggaagaggagctgtgaAAGGATCAGTAGTAGCTCTTTTACACTTGGCCTTTCTCCAAATTTACTATACACCATAAATTTGTGTTCATCACAACAGTATCATAAAATGATTCCTACTTTACATTTGCATTGCACTTGTTTGTGTGGGTATTACCTCCTGTCTATCATTTGGTAACACTTTTTCATCCAGCTAAAACCGGGCATCCTCCTGCGAGGTGTGGCGCCGTTCAGATAAACAATGATGTAATCCTCTGCCACCATTAGTTCCAATGTACTTATCACATACctgtacacacagacaacagaaaacagagatagaaagagagtcTTCAGccaaaagtaacattttatttcaaattcaaCTTTCTTGTGAATTGATTGAAGCTTGGCCTCTCCATTTCATCAAGGGTAGTGCTAATCCTACAGCAGCTCATGATAAATTCATATTAAAGAGAGCTTGCAACTTAGCGTTCATGAGTTCAGTAAAGGCATCTTCTTTTTCAACATCGCACTTCCCCCTTGTGGGAAGCCTTGAAAGAAGAGTGGACTCTGTTATCCAGCAACTTCTTGCTTGTGATTGTAGAATGATGTGTGGGGTTGTAATGTTTGCACATCCACATGTGCTTGAGCTACGTAGTAAAACTTTACCTTCAGAAAAAGGGTTTTCCAGGACATAACTGTAATTGTCACAGTCGCTGTCTGGAAGGAAACATGCTGCGAACACAATGATGGCATTCTGTTCTGAGTAATAACCTGAAAGCATGAAACACAGGACAATCAAAGTGGGCTCTCACATGCAGTGCACATTGAACTGTGATTTCATTTACCTCAAAATTTTACCAGCAAACATTCTCTTGTATCTGGTCATGACAGATAGACAGAAAACATTTAGCGTCCGATAAGATGCTTTAATTTGCTATGCAGTTTACTCTGAGGCTCAAATTATTGTGTCTCtcaaatatttattgtttttcattgtaTCATGTAAGATACAATGGAAAGAGGTTGAATGCCTCCAGATTTGAACAATCTGTTGTCTAAACAGCATTTGCGCTTCCCACCCTGAGAATGACATCAGAGTAAAATGATTAATAAATGTGAACCAATTAACCAGGGCGCCTCAATTAGCAATAATAGTAGCATGGGTCTCATTTTTAGTGCAACAGCTTACAGATGCTTGTTCTAGCTTACAAAGACATTACATGTTTGTTCATATGGTTCTGAATTTATGTACTTTTCTATTCTGATGTCAACATGCTTTGAGGTGCATTCATTTTATGTGATAAGTTGCCAAGGGAGGGTCCATCACTCTTATTCTGCTataaaaattagatttttttaatttgatattcTTTTGTAGAGAGGTTACAGATCTACAGCCTTGATCACCACATATGCATGTATTACATGAGGCTACATACATTATATCAGtacctgtgtttttttataaatggatGAGCAACAATAGGTGAAGTATTTAGTTGAGTTCACagactgtttttctttgtgttacgCATTTGTCAATCAATCCAAGTGTTCTTCCTAAAAGATGAGtgaacgggctggggtgtaacgtttgaccatgtcctggatgtcgACTGGACCCGATCTGTTCGCAGCATCCGTGATAGATGTAATGATGTTGATGCCACATGGCTTtctgccatacaagccagtagaCATTAAAATGTACCtttagcctcagtgtaccctcaagttcggcctgaATCGTTGATTACAAGGGcaaaacacttgatgacgcTAAGGTGCTCGACTGAAGctatgtccctaacatccgctgGTGGGCGCTAACAACTGCTTACTGGTAGTTCATAACTTACTGAGCAGAAGACCTTGAGATGGACATGGGAGATTCACCATTTTGTCCTATGtcataaaataaattgtaaagtcTAGACTTCGCTTAATTATAAAGAACTCAACAGTTCCACAACGAGCACATTGGCTGCTATGGAGAGAAAAACTGAGGTGAATGACACTACGTGATATTCAGTCAAATAGTTTTGCTCAGTGTTacttattttaaagtttttcaCTGAGTTAGAGCACAGTTCAAGTGTGATTGCTAAGCTTTGTTAACCAGCAGACTCTACTTCAGCTCTTAAATCCTGTCGATGAAGCTTCTTTCCAACAATGCAGTTTTGCAGCAGTATTTTATTCTCAAAAATGCATTATACCTCAGTTTGTGATCTGAGGTTCGTTGATGGCTTCTTTTGGTTTTTGTCTGCAACCACTAGAGGGTGGCATTCCCAAGTATTAAGCGAGTGGCCCAGATTATGCTGACATTATTTTTGCccgtaaaaatatatatttaaatcttaGGGACATACAATAATGACTAATAGATAATTACAAAGACAAATATCAATTAAGGAAAAAAAtagacattgtttttttatatcaaaaatgccacAGTAGTTCAGTCTGACCAAGTGGCCTTGTGGGTGATGACATATTCATCAACACAGGCAGCTGCTTTAAAAACCTCCCAGACCTGATagttattcaaa
The genomic region above belongs to Pleuronectes platessa chromosome 4, fPlePla1.1, whole genome shotgun sequence and contains:
- the LOC128438476 gene encoding protein prune homolog 2-like; amino-acid sequence: MVAEDYIIVYLNGATPRRRMPGFSWMKKCYQMIDRRLKKNTKMFIIVHPSWFIQTLLGITRPFISSKFSSKIKCVNSLRELGEIIPTEYLHIPPSIIKQLSRCL